The following proteins come from a genomic window of Synechococcus sp. NB0720_010:
- a CDS encoding DNA-processing protein DprA, producing the protein MGQLVHAPFCASQERGRPLRIHSGETSRLWRSIWSRCPGVGRRRLEQLEGLFGSLHQAWQATGQELEHALSGTQINARALQRIELYRQQLGPSPLSDPPTPDERRRWGGQRCLMPGDPAFPRTLEDFDQPPLALHWAGQGSIWAPLRQRRAVAVLGTRRPSKHGLAMAQAIGRALAQAGWPVVAGLSEGIQAAAHQSCLQAGGTPVAVLGTPINQSSPRGLAGLQQDISAQGLLLSEWPEGTASRAAHFSLRQRLEVGLVQALVLVECPQQSAALHTAELGWSQGVPLWVVPADAGRSSAAGSNRLLARGGTPLLDPADLVKHLGCGPRIKPVRPPMPRTHATLLRREAALMGALGQGATLEQLCHSLRLSPVGISQRLLQLELAGLVRSAPGLWWHPC; encoded by the coding sequence GTGGGTCAGCTCGTTCATGCCCCCTTCTGCGCCAGCCAGGAGCGAGGGCGGCCCCTCAGGATCCACTCGGGAGAGACCTCCCGGCTCTGGCGATCGATCTGGAGCCGCTGTCCCGGTGTGGGCCGGCGGCGGTTGGAGCAACTTGAAGGCCTGTTTGGAAGCCTGCATCAGGCTTGGCAGGCAACCGGCCAAGAGCTGGAACACGCCCTGAGCGGAACGCAGATCAATGCCAGAGCTCTGCAGCGCATCGAGCTCTATCGCCAACAGCTCGGGCCATCCCCCCTGAGCGATCCACCCACCCCCGATGAACGGCGTCGGTGGGGCGGCCAGCGCTGCCTCATGCCTGGAGACCCGGCTTTCCCACGGACTCTGGAGGACTTCGATCAACCCCCTCTGGCCTTGCATTGGGCCGGGCAAGGGAGCATCTGGGCTCCGCTGCGGCAGCGCCGCGCCGTTGCCGTCCTCGGAACCCGGCGCCCCTCGAAACATGGGCTCGCCATGGCCCAGGCCATTGGCCGAGCCCTAGCGCAGGCGGGATGGCCGGTGGTGGCTGGGCTATCGGAGGGCATTCAGGCGGCGGCCCATCAAAGCTGCCTCCAGGCGGGTGGAACGCCGGTGGCTGTCCTTGGAACACCGATCAATCAGTCATCGCCACGGGGGTTGGCCGGGTTGCAACAGGACATCTCAGCCCAGGGGCTGTTGCTCTCCGAATGGCCTGAGGGGACGGCATCACGGGCTGCCCATTTCAGCTTGAGACAACGCCTGGAGGTGGGCCTGGTGCAGGCCCTGGTCCTGGTCGAATGCCCGCAGCAGAGCGCAGCACTCCACACCGCGGAGTTGGGCTGGTCGCAAGGGGTTCCACTTTGGGTCGTCCCCGCCGATGCCGGACGCAGCAGTGCGGCTGGCAGCAATCGCCTGCTGGCCAGGGGAGGTACGCCCCTGCTGGATCCAGCGGACCTGGTCAAGCATCTGGGATGTGGCCCGAGGATCAAGCCGGTTCGGCCGCCGATGCCAAGGACGCACGCGACGTTGCTGCGGCGCGAGGCGGCCCTCATGGGAGCCCTCGGTCAGGGTGCAACGCTTGAGCAGCTCTGCCATTCACTGCGACTGAGCCCGGTGGGAATCAGTCAACGGCTGCTGCAACTGGAGCTGGCCGGATTGGTACGCAGCGCACCGGGGCTGTGGTGGCATCCCTGCTGA
- a CDS encoding universal stress protein: MFRNLLIADSGKGHVEEMVRMLRDIPTVRQARINLLHVVAEQAGQDYAEHSQKAAGIVAEAVQRLGLNPSEVNTIIRQGDTKQTVLKVADELDADLIVMGSRGLGRLQSILSNSASQYVFQLSTRPMLLVRDDLYVRHINRVMVAIDGTGVGDDALKLACELVRDVPGSSLLGVHISRQDIAPSRGGSTPADELLDKAVQRARGFGVEMKAIHGTGDIGRGFCQAAEEHKADLVVIASQDRRPLVARGLVDIDRLLGSSVSDYIRVHAPAPVLLVREPEGRQ, from the coding sequence GTGTTTCGCAATCTTCTGATCGCCGATTCAGGCAAAGGTCACGTTGAGGAAATGGTGCGCATGCTGCGCGACATTCCAACCGTGCGTCAGGCCCGCATCAATCTGCTCCATGTCGTCGCTGAGCAGGCGGGTCAGGACTATGCCGAGCACTCCCAAAAAGCCGCTGGAATTGTTGCTGAAGCCGTTCAGCGGCTGGGGCTGAATCCTTCGGAGGTCAACACGATCATTCGCCAGGGCGACACCAAGCAAACGGTCTTGAAGGTGGCCGATGAGCTTGATGCCGACCTGATCGTGATGGGCTCGCGGGGCCTGGGCCGGCTCCAGTCGATCCTGAGCAACAGCGCCAGCCAGTACGTCTTCCAGCTCTCGACTCGCCCGATGTTGCTGGTGCGTGACGACCTTTATGTCCGTCACATCAACCGCGTGATGGTGGCGATCGATGGCACTGGGGTTGGCGACGATGCCCTGAAGCTGGCCTGTGAATTAGTGCGTGATGTGCCCGGCAGCAGCCTGCTCGGCGTTCACATCAGCCGCCAGGACATCGCGCCTTCCCGTGGCGGTTCAACCCCTGCCGACGAGTTGCTCGATAAGGCTGTCCAGCGCGCCCGCGGCTTTGGTGTGGAGATGAAGGCGATCCACGGCACCGGTGACATCGGACGCGGCTTCTGTCAGGCCGCTGAAGAGCACAAGGCTGACTTGGTCGTGATTGCTTCGCAGGACCGTCGTCCCCTGGTGGCCCGCGGGCTGGTCGATATCGATCGTCTGCTTGGGTCCTCGGTGAGCGACTACATCAGGGTCCATGCACCGGCTCCGGTTCTTCTGGTGCGCGAACCCGAAGGGCGTCAGTAG
- a CDS encoding 30S ribosomal protein S1, translating to MTVTPSDLNTSETDVAVEAVDQDVVDAAAELDLDIPEEVPSADDPSSRAVARDLDGVGFTLDEFASLLSKYDYNFKPGDVVKGTVFAIEPKGSMIDIGAKTAAFMPMQEVSINRVEHISDVLEPGEEREFFILSEENEDGQLTLSIRRIEYQRAWERVRQLQKEDATIYSEVFATNRGGALVRVEGLRGFIPGSHISTRKPKEELVAEFLPLKFLEVDEERNRLVLSHRRALVERKMNRLEVGEVVIGTVRGIKPYGAFIDIGGVSGLLHISEISHEHIETPHTVLNVNDQMKVMIIDLDAERGRISLSTKALEPEPGDMLTDPQKVFEKAEEMAARYKQMLLEQAEDGEMGYE from the coding sequence ATGACCGTGACCCCTTCCGATCTCAACACCAGCGAGACCGACGTGGCCGTTGAGGCTGTCGATCAAGACGTGGTTGACGCTGCTGCTGAGCTCGATCTGGATATTCCGGAAGAGGTGCCCAGCGCCGACGACCCCAGCAGCCGTGCTGTGGCCCGCGATCTCGACGGCGTTGGCTTCACCCTGGATGAGTTCGCGTCGCTGCTGAGCAAGTACGACTACAACTTCAAGCCTGGCGACGTGGTGAAGGGCACCGTGTTCGCCATCGAGCCCAAGGGCTCGATGATTGACATCGGCGCCAAGACCGCCGCCTTCATGCCCATGCAGGAGGTGTCGATCAACCGTGTTGAGCACATCAGCGACGTGCTCGAGCCCGGCGAAGAGCGCGAGTTCTTCATCCTCAGCGAAGAGAACGAGGATGGTCAGCTCACCCTTTCGATCCGCCGGATCGAGTACCAGCGCGCCTGGGAGCGTGTTCGTCAGCTGCAGAAGGAAGACGCCACCATCTACAGCGAAGTGTTTGCCACCAACCGTGGTGGTGCACTGGTGCGTGTGGAAGGTCTGCGTGGCTTCATCCCCGGCAGCCACATCAGCACCCGCAAGCCCAAGGAAGAGCTGGTTGCTGAGTTCCTGCCCCTGAAGTTCCTTGAGGTGGACGAAGAGCGCAACCGCCTCGTCCTCAGCCATCGCCGCGCCCTGGTGGAGCGCAAGATGAACCGCCTGGAAGTGGGCGAAGTGGTCATCGGTACCGTCCGCGGCATCAAGCCCTACGGCGCCTTTATCGACATCGGCGGTGTCAGCGGCCTGCTGCACATCTCTGAGATCAGCCACGAGCACATTGAGACCCCTCACACGGTCCTCAATGTCAATGACCAGATGAAGGTCATGATCATCGACCTCGACGCCGAGCGTGGTCGTATCTCCCTCTCGACCAAAGCCCTCGAGCCCGAGCCCGGTGACATGCTCACCGATCCCCAGAAGGTCTTCGAGAAGGCTGAGGAAATGGCCGCTCGCTACAAGCAGATGCTGCTTGAGCAGGCTGAAGACGGCGAAATGGGTTACGAGTGA
- the nrdR gene encoding transcriptional regulator NrdR — protein sequence MQCPSCQHTDSRVLESRSADTGRSVRRRRECLNCEFRFTTYERVETAPITVLKRSGNREAFNRSKLLHGLLRACDKTGLEPSRLELVVDELELELQGRTGREVSSKDIGELALQHLAGMSDVAYIRFASVYRQFQSVADFVATLDGLNRKPKGKSLAAVG from the coding sequence ATGCAGTGCCCCTCCTGTCAGCACACCGATAGCCGCGTTCTCGAATCGCGTTCCGCGGACACCGGCCGGAGTGTGCGTCGCCGTCGGGAGTGCCTGAACTGCGAGTTCCGCTTCACCACCTACGAGCGGGTGGAGACGGCACCGATCACGGTCTTGAAGCGCAGTGGGAATCGTGAGGCCTTCAATCGCAGCAAGTTGCTGCATGGTCTGCTGCGGGCTTGCGATAAAACCGGGCTCGAGCCCAGCCGTCTTGAGCTGGTCGTCGATGAACTGGAGTTGGAGCTTCAGGGGCGCACGGGCCGCGAAGTCTCCAGCAAGGACATCGGCGAATTAGCCCTGCAGCACCTGGCGGGGATGAGCGATGTGGCCTACATCCGGTTTGCCTCGGTCTACCGCCAGTTTCAGAGCGTTGCCGATTTCGTCGCCACCTTGGACGGTCTGAACCGCAAGCCCAAGGGCAAATCCTTGGCAGCGGTTGGTTAG
- the psbB gene encoding photosystem II chlorophyll-binding protein CP47, with translation MGLPWYRVHTVVINDPGRLLAVHLMHTALVAGWAGSMALYELAIFDPSDPVLNPMWRQGMFVMPFMARLGVTDSWGGWSITGATGVDPGFWSFEGVAAAHIVFSGLLMLAAIWHWTYWDLEIWQDPRTGEPALDLPKIFGIHLLLAGLGCFGFGAFHLTGVFGPGMWVSDPYGVTGHLEAVQPSWGPEGFNPFNPGGIVAHHIAAGIVGIIAGIFHITTRPPERLYKALRMGNIETVLASAIAAVFFAAFIVAGTMWYGAAATPIELFGPTRYQWDQGYFKTEINRRVQTALDNGATKEQAYAQIPEKLAFYDYVGNSPAKGGLFRVGPMVNGDGLPTGWLGHVSFTDSQGRDLEVRRLPNFFENFPVVLEDSQGIVRADIPFRRAEAKYSFEQTGVTATVYGGALNGQTFTDPADVKRLARKAQLGEAFEFDRETYHSDGTFRSSPRGWFTFGHACFALLFFFGHIWHGARTLYRDVFAGIDPDLGEQVEFGLFQKLGDRSTRRLPEGYVPPAGTTLS, from the coding sequence ATGGGATTGCCCTGGTATCGGGTGCACACGGTCGTGATTAACGACCCGGGCCGTTTGCTCGCCGTGCACCTCATGCACACTGCCTTGGTTGCTGGCTGGGCCGGCTCCATGGCGCTCTATGAGCTGGCCATCTTCGATCCCTCCGACCCGGTGCTCAACCCCATGTGGCGCCAGGGCATGTTCGTCATGCCGTTCATGGCTCGCCTGGGCGTGACGGATAGCTGGGGCGGCTGGAGCATCACCGGTGCCACCGGTGTTGACCCCGGCTTCTGGAGCTTCGAAGGTGTGGCAGCTGCTCACATCGTTTTTAGTGGCCTCTTGATGCTGGCCGCCATCTGGCACTGGACCTACTGGGATCTGGAGATCTGGCAGGACCCTCGCACTGGCGAGCCTGCTCTGGACCTCCCCAAGATCTTCGGCATCCACCTGCTGCTTGCTGGCCTTGGCTGCTTTGGTTTTGGTGCGTTCCACCTGACCGGTGTGTTCGGCCCCGGTATGTGGGTCTCTGACCCCTACGGCGTCACCGGCCACCTTGAAGCGGTTCAACCCTCTTGGGGACCTGAGGGCTTCAACCCCTTCAACCCCGGTGGCATCGTTGCCCACCACATCGCCGCAGGCATCGTCGGCATCATTGCCGGCATCTTCCACATCACCACTCGTCCGCCCGAGCGCCTCTACAAGGCTCTTCGGATGGGCAACATCGAGACCGTTCTCGCCAGCGCCATTGCCGCTGTGTTCTTTGCCGCATTCATCGTGGCCGGAACCATGTGGTACGGCGCTGCAGCGACCCCGATCGAACTCTTTGGCCCGACCCGCTACCAGTGGGACCAGGGTTACTTCAAGACCGAGATCAACCGCCGCGTTCAGACCGCTCTGGACAACGGTGCCACCAAGGAACAGGCCTACGCCCAGATTCCTGAGAAGCTCGCCTTCTACGACTACGTCGGCAACAGCCCTGCCAAAGGCGGCCTGTTCCGAGTGGGTCCGATGGTGAACGGTGATGGCCTGCCCACCGGCTGGCTCGGACACGTGTCCTTCACCGATAGCCAGGGGCGTGATCTCGAGGTGCGTCGTCTGCCCAACTTCTTCGAGAACTTCCCTGTGGTTCTGGAAGACAGCCAGGGCATCGTCCGCGCTGACATTCCTTTCCGCCGCGCTGAAGCGAAGTACTCCTTCGAGCAGACCGGCGTGACCGCCACCGTCTATGGCGGCGCCCTCAACGGTCAGACCTTCACCGATCCTGCTGACGTGAAGCGCCTGGCTCGTAAGGCCCAGCTCGGCGAAGCCTTCGAGTTCGACCGTGAGACCTATCACTCTGACGGCACCTTCCGCAGTTCACCCCGCGGCTGGTTCACCTTCGGACACGCCTGCTTCGCGCTGCTGTTCTTCTTCGGTCACATCTGGCACGGTGCTCGCACCCTCTACCGCGATGTGTTCGCCGGTATCGACCCCGATCTCGGTGAGCAGGTTGAGTTCGGTCTGTTCCAGAAACTGGGCGACCGTTCCACCCGTCGTCTGCCGGAGGGCTATGTGCCCCCCGCAGGCACCACCCTCAGCTGA
- a CDS encoding 2Fe-2S iron-sulfur cluster-binding protein, with translation MPVIRFVREGRDVECYPGENLREVALREGLELYGLKGQLGNCGGCGQCITCFVDVVGESSPGSLSGRTAVEEQKLRRRPQTWRLACQTLVQQSVLVLTRPQVRFGDAEARIAAAKASPLPAGPTAWPEPEPQDEDSLESAEDAESTTRDEEA, from the coding sequence ATGCCGGTCATTCGTTTTGTTCGCGAGGGGCGGGATGTGGAGTGCTATCCGGGCGAGAACCTGCGCGAGGTCGCCCTGCGCGAGGGACTTGAGCTGTATGGCCTGAAAGGACAGCTCGGGAACTGCGGCGGCTGCGGGCAGTGCATCACCTGTTTTGTTGATGTGGTGGGCGAAAGCAGTCCCGGCAGCCTCAGTGGCCGGACCGCCGTCGAGGAGCAGAAACTGCGCCGCCGTCCCCAGACCTGGCGCCTGGCCTGCCAAACCCTGGTCCAACAATCGGTGCTGGTGCTGACCCGGCCCCAGGTGCGTTTTGGGGACGCCGAGGCGCGCATCGCTGCGGCCAAAGCCAGCCCTCTACCCGCCGGACCCACGGCCTGGCCCGAGCCGGAGCCCCAAGACGAGGACAGCCTGGAATCCGCTGAGGACGCCGAAAGCACAACGAGGGATGAAGAGGCCTGA
- a CDS encoding thioesterase family protein, with protein sequence MTEQQHDRPWRLKRSVLPQHTDHAGVMWHGSYLAWLEEARVEALRQAGLAYSALSERGLELPVVSLQIDYRQALLHGEHVQVLSWVLPQQGVKLPWRSQFIKTDGSVAAEARVELVLVDLSQGPGQRRLLRRAPEDLREALAQLRAGPGPDSTVSL encoded by the coding sequence GTGACGGAGCAGCAACATGACCGCCCCTGGCGCCTCAAGCGCTCGGTCCTGCCGCAACACACCGACCATGCCGGAGTGATGTGGCATGGCAGCTACTTGGCCTGGCTTGAGGAAGCCCGGGTCGAGGCCCTCCGTCAGGCGGGACTGGCCTACAGCGCTCTCTCTGAGCGCGGCCTGGAACTACCGGTTGTCTCACTGCAGATCGATTACCGCCAAGCCCTCCTTCATGGCGAGCACGTACAAGTGCTGAGCTGGGTTCTGCCGCAACAGGGGGTCAAGCTGCCCTGGCGCAGCCAGTTCATCAAGACGGACGGCAGCGTCGCCGCCGAGGCGCGCGTGGAGCTGGTCCTGGTGGACCTCAGCCAAGGCCCAGGGCAGCGGCGATTGCTGCGCAGGGCACCTGAGGATCTGCGCGAGGCCCTCGCGCAACTCAGGGCAGGCCCAGGACCAGACTCAACCGTCTCGCTATAG
- the psaB gene encoding photosystem I core protein PsaB gives MATKFPSFSQGLAQDPTTRRIWYGIATAHDFESHDGMTEEKLYQKLFSTHFGHLAIIGLWVSGNLFHVAWQGNFEQWVADPLHVRPIAHAIWDPHFGQGAITAFTQAGASSPVNIAYSGVYHWWYTIGMRTNAELYQGSIFMMILSAWALFAGWLHLQPKFRPSLAWFKNAESRLNHHLAVLFGFSSIAWAGHLVHVAIPESRGQHVGWDNFLNVLPHPAGLAPFFTGNWGVYAQNPDTAYQVFGTSEGAGTAILTFLGGFHPQSEALWLTDIAHHHLAIGCLFVIAGHMYRTNFGIGHSIREILEAHNPPNGTPGDLGAGHKGLYDTINNSLHFQLGLALASLGVVTSLVAQHMYSMPSYAFIAKDYTTQAALYTHHQYIAIFLMCGAFAHGAIFFIRDYDPEANKNNVLARMLEHKEAIISHLSWVSLFLGFHTLGLYVHNDVVVAFGTPEKQILVEPVFAQFVQAASGKAMYGFDVLLSNGASAASNASAAYMGGWMNAINDGGNDLFLQIGPGDFLVHHAIALGLHTTTLILVKGALDARGSKLMPDKKDFGYSFPCDGPGRGGTCDISAWDAFYLAVFWALNTVGWLTFYWHWKHLAIWQGNVAQFNESSTYLMGWFRDYLWLNSSQLINGYNPFGTNNLAVWAWMFLFGHLIWATGFMFLISWRGYWQELIETIVWAHQRTPLANLVGWRDKPVALSIVQARVVGLAHFTVGYFVTYAAFLIASTSGKFG, from the coding sequence ATGGCAACGAAATTTCCTTCGTTCAGCCAGGGTCTGGCACAGGACCCGACAACCCGTCGTATTTGGTACGGGATCGCCACGGCTCACGACTTCGAGAGCCATGACGGAATGACGGAGGAAAAGCTTTACCAAAAGCTTTTCTCCACCCATTTCGGTCACCTCGCGATCATCGGCCTCTGGGTTTCGGGCAACCTGTTCCACGTCGCCTGGCAGGGCAACTTCGAGCAGTGGGTCGCCGATCCTCTGCATGTCCGTCCCATCGCTCACGCGATCTGGGATCCCCACTTCGGCCAAGGCGCCATCACTGCCTTCACCCAGGCAGGCGCCTCCTCCCCGGTGAACATTGCGTACTCCGGCGTGTACCACTGGTGGTACACGATCGGCATGCGCACCAACGCCGAGCTGTACCAGGGTTCCATCTTCATGATGATCCTGTCTGCTTGGGCCCTGTTCGCTGGCTGGCTCCACCTTCAGCCCAAGTTCCGGCCTTCCCTGGCCTGGTTCAAGAACGCTGAGTCCCGCCTGAACCACCACCTCGCGGTGCTGTTCGGCTTCAGCTCCATCGCTTGGGCCGGTCACCTGGTTCACGTGGCCATTCCCGAATCCCGTGGTCAACACGTGGGTTGGGACAACTTCCTGAACGTGCTGCCTCACCCGGCAGGCCTGGCTCCCTTCTTCACTGGTAACTGGGGCGTTTACGCCCAGAACCCCGACACCGCCTATCAGGTGTTTGGTACCTCAGAAGGCGCTGGCACCGCGATCCTCACCTTCCTGGGTGGTTTCCACCCCCAAAGTGAGGCCCTCTGGCTGACCGACATTGCCCATCACCACCTGGCGATTGGCTGTCTGTTCGTGATCGCCGGTCACATGTACCGGACCAACTTCGGTATCGGTCACTCGATCCGCGAGATCCTCGAGGCTCACAACCCCCCCAATGGCACCCCTGGTGACCTGGGCGCTGGCCACAAGGGTCTTTACGACACCATCAACAACTCGCTCCACTTCCAGCTCGGTCTGGCCCTGGCTTCCCTGGGCGTTGTGACCAGCCTGGTGGCGCAGCACATGTATTCGATGCCGTCCTACGCGTTTATCGCCAAGGACTACACGACGCAGGCTGCCCTCTATACCCACCACCAGTACATCGCCATCTTCCTGATGTGCGGTGCCTTCGCTCACGGTGCGATCTTCTTCATCCGTGACTACGACCCCGAGGCCAACAAGAACAACGTTCTTGCTCGGATGCTCGAGCACAAAGAAGCGATCATCAGCCACCTGAGCTGGGTCTCCCTGTTCCTCGGCTTCCACACCCTGGGCCTCTACGTCCACAACGACGTGGTTGTTGCCTTCGGTACCCCCGAGAAGCAGATCCTGGTTGAGCCCGTCTTCGCACAGTTCGTGCAGGCCGCCTCTGGCAAGGCCATGTACGGCTTCGACGTGCTCCTCTCCAATGGCGCTAGCGCCGCTAGCAATGCCAGCGCCGCCTACATGGGCGGTTGGATGAACGCCATCAACGACGGTGGCAACGATCTGTTCCTGCAGATCGGCCCTGGTGACTTCCTGGTGCACCACGCCATCGCCCTGGGTCTGCACACCACCACCCTGATCCTGGTCAAGGGTGCTCTGGATGCCCGTGGCTCGAAGCTGATGCCCGACAAGAAGGACTTCGGCTACTCCTTCCCCTGCGACGGCCCCGGCCGTGGCGGTACCTGCGACATCAGTGCCTGGGACGCCTTCTATCTGGCTGTCTTCTGGGCCCTGAACACCGTGGGTTGGCTCACCTTCTACTGGCACTGGAAGCACCTCGCTATCTGGCAGGGCAACGTGGCTCAGTTCAACGAATCCAGCACCTACCTGATGGGCTGGTTCCGCGACTACCTGTGGCTCAACTCCTCTCAGCTGATCAACGGTTACAACCCGTTCGGCACGAACAACCTCGCCGTCTGGGCCTGGATGTTCCTGTTCGGTCACCTGATCTGGGCCACCGGCTTCATGTTCCTGATCTCCTGGCGCGGTTACTGGCAGGAACTGATCGAGACCATCGTCTGGGCTCACCAGCGCACCCCGCTCGCCAACCTGGTGGGCTGGCGCGACAAGCCTGTGGCTCTCTCGATCGTTCAGGCCCGTGTGGTTGGTCTGGCTCACTTCACCGTGGGCTACTTCGTGACCTACGCCGCCTTCTTGATCGCTTCCACCTCTGGCAAGTTCGGCTGA
- a CDS encoding L-threonylcarbamoyladenylate synthase has product MNQSLEADQFAAVLQQGQAGVFPTDTLPALATRPEHASLLWTIKERPQNKPVILMGADAEQLFSNLGMTPEPNWLGLIELHWPGALTLVVPAEGELLEQLNPGGSALGLRVPACEQARELLRLSGPLATTSTNRSGEDPCTSAEEVQARFPQLLRLAPEPWPAPSGQASTVIALEPGDGWRLLRAGAVMPQELLS; this is encoded by the coding sequence GTGAACCAATCCCTTGAGGCCGATCAATTCGCCGCTGTACTGCAGCAAGGCCAAGCCGGGGTCTTCCCGACGGACACCCTGCCGGCGCTGGCCACCAGACCAGAGCACGCCTCGCTGCTCTGGACGATCAAGGAGCGGCCTCAAAACAAGCCAGTGATCCTGATGGGTGCTGATGCTGAACAGCTCTTCAGCAACCTGGGGATGACGCCTGAACCGAACTGGTTGGGGCTAATCGAACTGCACTGGCCCGGAGCCCTGACGCTAGTGGTACCGGCTGAAGGGGAGCTGCTGGAACAACTCAATCCGGGGGGCTCAGCCCTGGGCCTTCGCGTTCCGGCCTGCGAGCAGGCCCGAGAGCTGCTGCGATTGAGCGGCCCCCTCGCCACCACGAGCACCAATCGCTCGGGAGAAGACCCCTGCACAAGCGCTGAAGAGGTGCAGGCGCGATTCCCCCAGTTGCTGCGCTTGGCCCCCGAACCCTGGCCAGCGCCCTCGGGGCAGGCCAGCACAGTGATCGCGCTGGAGCCAGGAGACGGTTGGCGCTTGCTGCGCGCTGGTGCTGTGATGCCCCAAGAGCTCCTGAGCTAA
- a CDS encoding photosystem II reaction center protein T → MESFAYILILALAISTLFFAIAFRDPPKIGK, encoded by the coding sequence ATGGAAAGCTTCGCTTACATCCTGATCCTGGCGTTAGCCATCTCCACCCTGTTTTTCGCGATCGCCTTCCGCGATCCCCCGAAGATCGGCAAGTGA
- the prmC gene encoding peptide chain release factor N(5)-glutamine methyltransferase translates to MAELLTAKAVLSWRQAMLGQGGESSALDWLLDLKGGLRWQQLQALRLYPESEIVLEQDLGTLEQIWNQHLEQAIPLQYLVGRCPWRDIELEVAPGVLIPRQETEVLVDLALDCAKGAQLGSAPRWAELGTGSGCIAIALAKGLPNAQGFAVDRSAEALRQAERNAREILGSACLDFREGDWWDAIRDQWGQLDLVVSNPPYIPAAVWAQLEPVVREHEPELALNGGSDGLEALRTIAAGAALGLAPGGWLLLEHHYDQSRAVLELLEAAGLVNVQAHKDLEGVQRFAKAQRPLQPEQNRP, encoded by the coding sequence ATGGCGGAGTTGCTCACGGCTAAGGCAGTGCTGAGCTGGAGGCAGGCGATGCTCGGCCAGGGAGGCGAGAGCAGCGCGCTCGATTGGTTGCTCGATCTCAAGGGCGGGCTGCGCTGGCAGCAGTTACAAGCGCTCAGGCTCTACCCCGAATCCGAAATTGTGCTGGAGCAGGACCTCGGCACGCTCGAGCAGATCTGGAATCAACACCTCGAGCAGGCCATCCCCCTTCAGTACCTCGTTGGCCGCTGTCCCTGGAGGGACATCGAACTCGAAGTCGCACCAGGCGTGCTGATCCCTCGGCAAGAAACTGAAGTGCTGGTTGATCTGGCCTTGGACTGTGCCAAGGGGGCTCAACTGGGTTCAGCCCCGCGATGGGCGGAGCTCGGCACTGGCTCAGGCTGCATCGCCATCGCTCTGGCGAAGGGACTACCGAACGCCCAGGGGTTCGCCGTCGATCGTTCTGCCGAAGCGCTGCGGCAGGCAGAGAGGAATGCCAGAGAGATCCTGGGCTCGGCCTGCCTGGACTTCAGAGAAGGTGACTGGTGGGACGCGATCCGAGATCAGTGGGGCCAGCTGGATCTGGTGGTGAGCAACCCGCCCTACATCCCGGCTGCGGTCTGGGCGCAGCTCGAACCTGTGGTGCGTGAGCACGAGCCCGAACTTGCACTCAATGGGGGCAGCGATGGCTTGGAGGCCCTGCGAACCATTGCTGCAGGAGCAGCACTTGGCCTAGCGCCAGGGGGATGGCTACTGCTTGAGCATCACTACGACCAGAGCAGGGCTGTACTGGAGTTGCTCGAAGCGGCTGGACTGGTGAATGTGCAGGCCCACAAAGACCTCGAGGGGGTGCAGCGCTTCGCCAAGGCTCAGCGGCCACTCCAACCAGAGCAGAACCGGCCGTGA
- the psbM gene encoding photosystem II reaction center protein PsbM yields METNDLGFVASLMFVLVPTVFLIVLYIQTSSRQS; encoded by the coding sequence ATGGAAACCAACGACCTCGGCTTCGTCGCCAGCCTGATGTTCGTGCTGGTTCCGACGGTGTTCCTGATTGTTCTGTACATCCAGACCAGCAGCCGCCAGAGCTGA